In [Phormidium] sp. ETS-05, the genomic window CTGTTACTACGGCTGAGGGTCAGTTCCCGTGCATTCATATCAATTATTTGTCCTGCACGTTCCCCATCCCGCCCCGTCACAGTTACCGATGTGGGTAAAGATAGGGGAATGTTAACCAGAGCTTTAGTTTCCACGTTTTTTGCCCCAGTCGCTGATGCCACTGGTGGGGTTAGAGGTAGAGACAGATGGGCAGAAGTAGGGGAGTTTTCCAGAACCAAAGCCCCAGCAAAGATGCCGATAAACAGAAGTTGCCCAACCCGTTGCATAACTGTTGGCTCCAAATGTCCAATGATGGCGTTATAGCAGATTTAAGGCTCGTAGTTGGGCTACTCAACGAGTGCGCCTTCGGCTACAGCCCAAAAGAGAAGGGGCTGGGGGGTTGGGGGACCCAGGGGTTTCTGCAACGGAGTGGTAGGGTGGGCAGTGCCTTACCCCGGAGTCTGTTCATAACCAGCGGCAGTATTGGGCACTGCCCACCCTACAGAACTATTGTGATAATATTATTATAGCTAAATGTAGCCATAATTGGCATAAAAAAACTGTGGAAAACAAACCGCCAAACATTCTCAACCAAATCGCCAGCTTGGTAGTAGTTATCAGTGCTGTCCTGTATTTCACTGGGTGGATATACCGCTGGGCTTATTTTGGCTTTTTTCTGCTGGAAGTCACCACCCTGGATTTACTCAATGAATCTTTTTTCATGGTGCCTTTTTATCTTTTCTTTGGCAATCTAGAAGCCGTGGGACGGACCTTGGGTTTAATCGTGTCTTTTGTCTGGTGGCTGATGATTGGTCAATTGTTGATACTGTTGCTAGTTGACCGGTGGAATAAGACGAGGCAGCAGTTGAGCGGCTGGTTTAAACAAAATTATCATAAGTCTAAACTGAGAGCTGGGATGATGCCTTATGTTATGGCTATTCTTGAATTAAATATTAAATCTTTTCCGCCGCCGCTGGTGCGGGATTTTTTTCTGATTTTTATAACTTTAATTATGCTGTATAATCTAGCATATAATCAAGGTCTGGCGGATGCCCGTCGCGATGCGGGACCAAAATCCACTTTACCGGTGGTGACTTTGGTGGTGCCAGAAAGTAAAATCCCTTTGGGGCGAAATATCCGCGATTTGACGTTAAATCCTAAATTGCAACAGTCCCGGGTGATTGGGGATATTGAATTATACGAGCAGCTCCAAAGGCGGGATTTTAATGATAAATCGGTTCCCGAAGAGCAGCGGATTGTCTGGCGGTTGCTGCTGGATAGGAATGGTCAGTTTTATATTTTCCCTGCCTTACCTTCTGGGGTTCCGGTGAGTAAAAGTCCCCCAGTGGTGGTGATTCAAGAGAGTGTGGCTGGGGACCAAATGATGATTATGAGTCCCGAGGTGCCACCGGGGGAATAGGGGAAGGGGACGGGGGGACGGGGGGATGGGGAGGATGGGGAGGATGGGGGGGATGGGGAGGATGGGGAGGATGGGGGACGATTCCCCCCTCTCCCTCCCTGGGAGAGGGGCCTCTGGTGAGGGCTTGAGCGGGGGGATGGGGAGGATGGGGAGGGCATATCGCGGAGGACAAGCCATAATGGGGTAGCGCTGTTAGTGGCTGCCTATGGAATCTTCAAAATTTCAAAATATCAAAGTCGAACTCAATCTCAGAACCTCGGACCCGGAGGTGCTAGAGAAGCTGGATGCTTTGTTGCGTCTGGGTTTGATTGATGATAGGAGGGTGCGGCAACTATGCCAGGAATTCCTGAGTATGCCTTTACCGGAGGTGGAGGCGAGCTGGGAAGCAGGGGAGCAGGGGAGCAGGGAAGCAGGGGAGCAGGGGAGCAGGGGAGCAGTTCCCCCGTCCCCCAGTCCCCCCGTCTCCCCGTCTCCCAGTCTCCCAGTCTCCCAGTCCCCCAGTCTCCCCGTCCCCCCTAGCCTGCCCCCGCGTTGGCGAAGCCAGCGCGAAGCGCTTAGGCGGGGGTCCCCCCGTCTCCCGGTCTCCCCGTCTCCCGGTCTCCCGGTCCCCCCGTCCCCCATTTCCTCCCTGGTGGAGGAGTTGAGCTTGCGCTGGCTGCTGTTTCTGGGGGTTTTCCTGGTGGTGGTGTCTTCGGGGGTGCTGGCGGCGACGCAGTGGCAGAGATTTTCTGCTGAGGCGCAGTATTTGGTTTTGTTTGGTTATACTTGCTTGTTTGCTCTGGCGAGTTGGTGGGGGAGGGGAAAGGCAAATTTACGGTTGACGGCGCAAACTTTGCAGGTGGTGACGCTCAGTTTAGTGCCAGTAAATTTTTGGGTGATGGATGGGTTTGGTTTGTGGGGTTCGGTTTTGGGGGGGCTAGTGATGGCGATCGCTTCCCTGACGCTCACATTTATCTTTACTTCCCTCATGTCTGGGAAAAATTCATCCCCGTTAAACAAAAGTGCCGTTATCCTCAGTTATCTGCATTGGGGTTGGGGATGGCCGGGTTGGGCGGTGGCGGCGGTCTATTCTGGTATTATCGGCACATCGGTGATGACTGTCTATCGCCGCCAAACTCAAGTTAGAGATAACCAAAAACCTCTCTGGCAACAGCCAGTAGCGATAATTATTGCCTATAGTTTAGCCATCCTCTTATTAAGAGCGATTTTTGTGGCTGGGGTGGATATCACCCAGTTGGGTTTGGCGATCGGTGCTTGCGGTTGGTTGCTGGCATGGTTATCAGAAGAGGAACACCAGCGATATCCTGAATTTCGGGCTGTGGGAATCGGGGAAACTAGCGGTTTTTGTTTGCTATTCTTGGGCTGGTTTGTGTCGGTGCAGACTGTACCTTGGCAAGCAATATATGTGAGTTTGTTGGCCCTATGGTGGCTAGGAATTCGCTTGGTGCGGCGGTTTCAGGTTCCCGACTTTGTGGCTATATTTATCATCGGCTTACAAGCCTATTTACTGGTGCGGGAATTGATTCCTCTGTCGGTGCGCACTGGGGTGGCTACTACCGCCGTGGATATGGCTAAAGCTGCAGATGCTCCTTATACAGTTTACAGCTTAACGCTGCTGCCTTATTTGCTGTTAACGGTGTGGCTGACTGATTGGCTGTATCGCCAGTCTGGGCCAGAGAATCTCCAACCTCGGCGATGTGCTGTGGTGGGAGATAGATTATGTTTGGCTTTGGGGACGGTGATGATGGTGGTGGGGTTAAATAATCCTACGGTTATCACTCTTAACCTTTTGGCTTCTACGGTGATTTTGGCTGTGGTGACAAACCGGCGAAATCAGCTAAATTATGATTCTAGTTTGCCGATTTTGGTCAATCTGACTAATGCGGTGGGTTTGCTGACGATATTTTCGGCGATTAATCGCTTTTTCCCTGGTTTGACTTTGGTGGGGTGGGTATATGTGGCGATCGGCTTAATGCTCGCCCAATGGGGATTTGTGATTATCTCTGCCCAGTGGCGACCAAATCCCGACAATTTATCACTTTTGTGGGAAAAAAGCGCCTGGTACTTAGGTTTAATTTTAGCCAGTTTCAGCTATTACCTGTTGGCTATAGAGCTGGAAAATGCTGATTTTTGGCAAACCGCCACAGCGGCTCAATGCCTCCCCTGGTTAATCACCCCTTTTATGCTCACATTAGTAGCACTTAATAAAAGTGGCAAAACTAGGCGAGATATTGGTTTTTTAAGTGCGGTAGCTTTAGTGATAGCTAACCTACTGCTGTGGCAGACTCACGAAACCCTATTAATTGGTTGCGGTGTTGCCACAGGCTTAATGCTGGTGAATACCCGCTTGTGGCGACATATGGCGGCGGCAGTCATAACCTTTGGTTTTGCCCTGGTTTTTGGCGGTTTGCTGCTGTTTGAGGTATTGTTGCGGTTTCCGAGCATCCCTTTTGATATTTATGGGGAGGCGATCGGCCTCACTATCTGCAGCCTATCTCTCACTTATCAGAGATTAAATCTCCAGCCACAACCCCTCGCCAAAATATACGCCCGGGCAGCTTCTGGGTGGGCAATATTCCTGAGTATGGGGATGTTGGTACTGCTCACACTCTACTCAATGGTGATTAGATGGGAATGGTTAATGGGGTGGTGGGGACAACCAGAGCCAAATTCACATATCATCGTCACGATTATTTTAATCGCGATCGGCGTCGGATATCGCCGCTGGCCAAACATTCAAAACTTAGAAATCTACGCTTGGGCTTGGTGTCTAGAATTACTCGCCGCCGAAGTCCTGATATTTTGGGATAACTCCCGCCTGATTTTAGCCATTGCCAACATTATTTTAGCCATAGCAGTGCAAATCTTAGGCGATTTTTGGACTACAACCGGAGCCGAAGCCGAGAAAAGACGCGCCGCCTTAGATAGCATCCCCATAATTTATGGCGCAATGGGAGCCGTATTGCGATCGGGCACCTTCACCAGTTGGACAGGTATCACCACCTTGGGTTTAGCATTAGCTGCAGCGGGAGTAGGGCGGCGGCGTCCTGAAACCAAATTTCTGGTACATTTAGCAATGGTAGGGGTTTCTGCCTGTGCCTTTGAGGTACTCTTTTATCAAATCTACGCCTACAGCGATGCCGATAAATTAATCGCCCTTGCCGCCCTCTGTGCTAGCATCACCTACGCCTATCAAGTATTTTCCCCCTGGCTAAGCAGTTGGTGGCGACTATCGGAATTGGAGATAAAAATTTGGAGGAACATACACTGGGGATTAGGCAGTTGGCTATTATTACAGTCCATCAGTCTTCCCAATGGCACCCAAGATTGGTTAGCTTTGGGTACGGGCGCATTTTTAAGTAATTACGCCATTTGGCAGGGGCGGCGTCCCCCGGAAGCCACCACCACCCCCATCCAAGAACTTTGGGTTTACTTAGGTTTACTAGAAGCTGGCGGAATTGTTCTCTATATTCTCAGCAAATTACCCCCCGGAGTTTTGGCAGCAATTTTAGAGTGGGGTGGCGCATTAGCAGCAGTGATTGCCTGTTTTCTCCATTTCCTGCCTTGGGAAAACTGGGGATGGCCAGCCAGACCCTGGCAAGTGGCGGCTAAAGTCCTACCTGCTGCAGCGGTGGTAGTTAGTGCCTGGGAAATTCATCCCGGTGGCTTGTTGGCGGTGGCGGGATTTTACATTGCCTTAGCGCGCATTAACGGCGAAATTCGCTTAACTTACCTTAGTGTTGCGGCGGTTGATTGGTTGCTGTGGCGATGGTTGTGGGAAATGCAGTTTTGGAATCCGTTGTGGTATGTCACCCTATTGATGCTGTATTTGCTCTACATTGCCCAAATTGACCCAGATTTAACTAAGCCGGAAGGCAAGTCAAGCCGTCATCTGTTGCGTTTGTTTGCTACTGGTGGCTGGTGTTTTACGTCCCTATTTACGGTCCATTGGCTGGTGACGGGAGGAATTAGCGCTGCTACTATCATGGTGGGTTTATTGCTACGAGTGCGGGCTTTTTTGTATGTAGGAACCTTGGTTTTTTTGCTGAATGCTTTTTACCAGATGGTGATTTTGGCGACGCGAGATGCTTTGCTGAAGTGGGTAGTGGGGCTGATAGCGGGGGTGGGTTTTATTTGGATAGCGGCGACGTTTGAATCCCGCAGGCAAGCTGTGGTGGCTTTGGTGCAAAATTGGCTATCCGAGCTGGAATCTTGGGAGTGATTATCACCCCTACTGTAGGGGCAACCAAAGTGTGGTTGCCCCCCTGTGGTTGCTCTGGAATTGTCCGATGATGCTCCCACAATTGATATGACTACCCTAAAAAGTCAGAGTCTGTAATGCCCCTAAAACTTTGTCGTGAATGACACCGTTACTGACAATAATGCCCCGGTTATTGACCATTTTGGCACTGTCGGCAAAGTTGAGGGGTTGGCCGTGAATATCGCTGACACGTCCTCCGGCTTCTTCTACGACTACGGAGCCGGCGGCGTGGTCCCAGATGTTCTCGCGGTAGTCGGGGGTTTTCGGGGAAGGGAGGCGGAGGTAGAGGGCGGCTTGTCCCGAAGCCACGATACCATATTTGGCCATTGAGTCGAGACGGCGAGAGGGGGCGGTAATACCTACGGCTTCGGCTACGGCTTTTTGGCCTTCTTGGTCGCCGTGGCTAGATTCGACGCTTTCCACAAATCGCAGGTTAGTGGTATCGTCGGCGGGGACTACTTGCACTTTGGTGGGCTCGCCACCGGTTAAAGGCATGACAAATGCTCCCTCGCCGCGTACTGCGACAAACATCACTCCTGGTTCGCCGCCATCGAGAGAGAGCGGGACAACCGATGACGCCTAGTTGTACTTGGCCATTTTCTATGAGGGCGAGGGCGATCGCGTATTGGTCCCGGCGCAAAAAGCCTTTCGTGCCGTCGATCGGGTCGAGGGTCCAAAATCGCTGCCCCACTTGGCCGTTACCCCGATCGATCCAAGTTGTCACTTGCTCTGAGGTGGCGTCGGAGATCAGAGCTTGAATATAACTGGTGACTTTATCCAATGTGGGGGACATTTCCGGCTGACGGAGTTGGGCAGCGTCTTCTTCGCCCACGATCGGATCGGTGGGAAATGCTTCGCCAAGAGCTTTGCAGATGATGGCCTGGGAGCCATAGTCTGCCACAGTGACCGGACTTTTGTCTTTTTTTTCTATCGCTTCGGGGATATCCCTGCGCACCTGTTCTGTCAGTTTGGCCGCTGTTTGCACTGCCGCGATCGCCACTTGTTTTTCTCTCTCGTAAGCCATAATTATTCCACCATCAAAACTTATCGGGTGCTACAGCACTTTGTCAAACTATCTGGTACTATCAAAGCCCCTCTCCCTACCGCCGGTGTGGGGTTTGGGGTGAGGGCTTTAGCCAGATAGACCGGCAAACTGCTGTATATCCAACCACGCCCCCTAATATAACCTAAGTTGCGAGTTTTATGAGAAATTTTTTATAAAAAAATCTAAATCTCTTCAGCCGTCTTTATCCCTCTTTCTTCTAATAAATTCGGGGAAACATCGGACTTAATATCAGTTATTGGTCATTTGTCCTTGGTCATTTGTCATTTGTCCTTTGTCATTTGTCCTTGGTCATTTGTCCTTTGTTTGCTCATACAAGGGACAAGCGGACTTGCGGACAAGGTACAAGTGACAAATGACAAGCTCTGTAGTCTTTTTGGCCACATCAGCTATCTATATAGCCTGTATATATAGCTGCACTTTTTCCATCATCCCTAACTTACCATTAAAATGTATTTTTGTCAAAGGGTTGGAAAAAAAATTATTCAATGTCATAATAATGGGGAAAGTCAAGAGATTGCGGTTATGGCTGGATTTAAACTGGGAAATTGGCGACGGTGGGGAAATGTCGGGAAAATTCAGGAATTACCCCCACAGGAAAACACCGAGCAGGATTTGCCAGATTTTGGGGATTGGGGATATGCAGCGATTCAGAAGCTCGGCAGTAATTATACTGGGGGGCGGTTGACCTATTTGGGGGTAAACGGGAAAACCCGCGAACCGGTGGTGATTAAGCAGTTTCAGTTTGCGAAACCGGGAGCAGATTGGTCCGCGTATAAGATGCACGATCGGGAAATCGCGGTATTGCGTTCTTTGAGTCATCCCGGTATTCCCCGTTATTTAGACTCATTCGAGACTCCTGATGGTTTTTGCTTAGTCCAAGAATATAAAAACGCCCCATCTTTAGCAGTAAACCGCCGGTGGACGCCAGAAAAGGTGAAAAAAATTGCTCTCGGTGTCCTGGAAATCTTGGTGTATTTGCAAAATCGCAGCGAGAGCGTGATTCACCGGGACATTAAGCCAGAGAACATCTTAGTTGATGATGCGTTAAATGTCTATTTAATTGATTTTGGTTTAGCCAAGCCTAGCGGCGAAACCGTGGCGATGAGCAGCGTCATGGCGGGAACGCCGGGATTTATGCCGCCAGAACAACTGTTAAATCAGGAGCTGAATCCGGCATCAGATTTATATAGTTTAGGTGTGACTTTGATTTGTCTTTTGTGCCAGAAGCCATCCCATGAAGTGAGCCAATTAATTGCCAGCGATTACCGGTTGGAATTTCGGGATTTAGCCAGACAAGTGAGTGAAGATATGATTAGTTGGCTGGAAAAGATGGTAGAGCCAAATGCTAAGGAACGCTATAGTAATGCAGCGGCGGCGTTAGAAGCTCTGGCACCCCTAGCCGTGAGCCGGACTGTGCCCGAGGTAGAATTAATTCCCGGTAATTTGGAATTGACGGCACAACAAGGGGAAGTAATTACGGCGAGTATTTGGGTAAAAAACCAGGTGCCTGATACGGTTTTCCAGGGAAGCTGGCAGGTGGGAAAGCTGGATAATGTGGTAAATCGTGATTGGATTACGGTGCAACCAAAATCGGTGAAGGGGAATAATGTAGAAACTAAAGTTATCGTGAAAACTGATAACTTGGTGTCAGGGATGGTGTATGATGCGAGTATCTTTTTGCAGGGAAATGGGGCGAATCAGACTCAAGTAGTACCGGTGAAGGTGACGGTAGCAGAGCCAGTGGCGGTGGCGGTGGTGGCGACTGCTGGGAGAAATCATCTGCTAGAAAAGATATCTGTATCATCGGTGCCGGTGGGGGTGTTTTTGGTTAGTGTGGGGGCGCCGTTGCTGGTGGCAGAACCGCGTGTGGCAGTGATTTTGGCGGGAATTTTGGCGGTATTGCTGGCTCTTGGAATGTGGGAAAAGGTGGGGGATAAAGATATAGAAATGGTGGCACAGTTTAGCCAGCGGTGGCTAGTGGCTCCGGGTTTGGGGATATTGGGGATTTGGTTTGTCATTAGTTTGGGGATTGATTGGAGGGATAAGCCGCCGATTAAGTTATTGACGGTGTTGTTTTTAGGGATGAGTATGGGAGGAGTTGGGATTGCGGTTTTGGATGTATATCAGGCGGTGATAAAGCGGGTGATTTTGGCTTTACCGGTGGTGGTATTTGGGGCATCGTTTGCTTTGTTGGGGTGGAAAACTGGTTTGGTGGGGGAAATTGGGGAAGTGGCGGCGGCGGTTTTGGTGGTGACTGCTTTGGTGAAACAGGAAATCGGGGCGGGAGATGTGGATTGGAAAATGCTGGTGACACGGTTTGGTTTACCGGGGTTTTTGGGGGTTGGTTTGGGGTTGATGTGGTTGTTGATGATTAGTGGTTGAGCGGGTGCAGGGGAGATGGTCATTTGTCGTTTGTCTCTTGACAAAGGACAAAGGACAAAGGACAAATGACCAATTTGCTAAAGCCCTACTACGATCGGGAATAAGGGCGGTAGGGGCAAGATGGTTCGGGTGAGGAAACCAAGGAGGTGGCAACGATCGCACTCACGGGGGGAGAGAAGAAGTAGCCTTGGGCGAATTCGCAACCTAGGTTAGCAAGCTGTTCTACTTGGTTGGTGGTTTCGATGCCTTCGGCGGTGACATCCAT contains:
- a CDS encoding serine/threonine-protein kinase, which encodes MAGFKLGNWRRWGNVGKIQELPPQENTEQDLPDFGDWGYAAIQKLGSNYTGGRLTYLGVNGKTREPVVIKQFQFAKPGADWSAYKMHDREIAVLRSLSHPGIPRYLDSFETPDGFCLVQEYKNAPSLAVNRRWTPEKVKKIALGVLEILVYLQNRSESVIHRDIKPENILVDDALNVYLIDFGLAKPSGETVAMSSVMAGTPGFMPPEQLLNQELNPASDLYSLGVTLICLLCQKPSHEVSQLIASDYRLEFRDLARQVSEDMISWLEKMVEPNAKERYSNAAAALEALAPLAVSRTVPEVELIPGNLELTAQQGEVITASIWVKNQVPDTVFQGSWQVGKLDNVVNRDWITVQPKSVKGNNVETKVIVKTDNLVSGMVYDASIFLQGNGANQTQVVPVKVTVAEPVAVAVVATAGRNHLLEKISVSSVPVGVFLVSVGAPLLVAEPRVAVILAGILAVLLALGMWEKVGDKDIEMVAQFSQRWLVAPGLGILGIWFVISLGIDWRDKPPIKLLTVLFLGMSMGGVGIAVLDVYQAVIKRVILALPVVVFGASFALLGWKTGLVGEIGEVAAAVLVVTALVKQEIGAGDVDWKMLVTRFGLPGFLGVGLGLMWLLMISG